The region CGAACCCGCGCCGCAGTTCCGAGATCATGAAGGCGGGCACCAGCGTCGACAGCGCAAGCTCTTCGCGGCTTGCAGCCGGCTTGCCGGAAAGTTCGACGAAGAGCTGCAGGTCGCTTTCGTTCACCTGGCCGAGCATGAATTCGCGGAAAGGTGCCGCGGTTCGTTCGAACGCCTCTTCCTCCGCGATTTCGCCCTCGGTGTAAGGCGTCACGCCCTGCTCCCACGCCGTTTCGAAGGTCGGTGCCATGACGAAGAACGACAGGAACAGCGCTAGGCTGATGATCACCGGATTGGGCGGCACGCCCGGCGCGCCGATCCCCGTGCGCAGCAGCGAAAGGGCGACGACGATGCGGGTGAACGACGTGACCGTCATCAGGATGCCCGGCGCCAGGCTCAGCACCGTCAGCATCAGCACCAGCTGGATGACGCTGCCCGACATCGAGCCTCCGCTTCCCAGGTCGATGGTGGCGCTCTGCGCCAGCGCATGGGTGGGGAGCACCAGCAAGGCCGCGCCGGTTGCGGCGCGCAGGAAATGGCGGATCGTCATCTCAGTGCTTTCGCTTCGAAGGGGGGCTCTCAGCGCCCGGTTCGGTCGGTTCAGACAGGCTCCGGTCGAGGAGCGCGGTGAAAGATTTGGGGAGCGACCGCCTGGATGGGGCAGCGCTCGTGCAGGCTGCCGTTTCGGCGCGGGGCTCGCGGCATGGCTGCGTCTCGACCACGATCTGGCCTTCGGGGGAGATGATCACGAGATGCTCGCGGTCGTCGCGCCGGATCAGCACGGCCGAACGGCGCTGGTCGATCCCCAGCCGCTCGACAAGTTCGAGGCGCCGCTCGGGATGGCGGACCATCGCGCCGGGCAGGCGCAGGTCGAACCGCCGCACGGCCCACAGCGCGCCGGTAAGCACACCCAGCAGGAGCGCCAGCGCGCCCAGCGTGCGAATGAGGACGATGGCATCCATGCCTAGCGTCCCGGCTTCACGAGAGTGGTGATTTCCATGAGCATCTTGTCGCCATCGACAAGGATCTGCCCCTTCGCGATCAGCTGGCCGTTGATGTAGATCAGCGTGGGATCGTCCTCGTTGCAGTCGAGCGGGATGGTTGCCCCGCGCGACAGCTTGAGGATCTGCTTGATCGGCAGCATCGTCGACCCGAGGGCGATGGTGCAATCGACCGGAACGTCGTTGAGTACGGACATGGCGGCAATCTCCTTGCTGCCATTCTAGGAAGAAAAGTCCGCCCCCCCGGCCCCAGCTAGGCAATATTTTCCTATCAGTAATCTGTCCGCGCCGTGCGGCGCATCACAACCAGGGCCCCCTAATGTCTCTTGATAATTCCATTGGAGTTTCCGCAGCCGGCCTTCGCGCCCAGTCGCTGCGCATGCGCGTGATTGCCGAGAATCTGGCGAATGCCAATTCGGTCGCCGATACGCCGGGCGGCGATCCCTACCGGCGCAAGGTGCCGACCTTCAAGGCGGCGATGGACCGCGAAAACGGCGCGACGACGGTCGAAATCACCGGCATCGCCGCCGACCGGTCCGACTTCAAGCGGGTGCACCAGCCCGGCAATCCGGCGGCAGATGCCGACGGTTACGTCAAAATGCCCAACGTCAATTCGCTGGTGGAAAGTGCGGACATGAAGTCCGCCCAGCGTTCGTACGAAGCCAACCTCAACGCCATCGAAGCGGCCCGCAGCCTGACGATGCGCACCATCGACCTGCTCAAGTAAGGAACCCCCAGATGTCCATCAGTGCTTACGACGCGGCCACCGCCTACAAGACCGGCCTTGGCGGGATTCCCGCTGCGAAGTCCGGCGGAATGTCCGGCCCGCCCGCCGCAGGTGGCGAGGACGGCAGCTTCGGCGATCTGGTCTCCGGGCTCGTCGCCGATACCTCGACCAAGCTGCATGCGGCCGAACAGGCGAGTATCCGCCAGGTCGCCGGCAAGGGCGATCTGATCGACGTCGTCACCGCGATCGGCGCGGCTGAAACCGCCCTCGATACGGTGGTCGCCGTGCGCGACCGCGTGGTCGGCGCATACGGCGAGATCATGCGGATGCAGATCTAGCGACCCCGGGGGGGAGGCAAGCGCCATGAATGCGACCGACGCCATCCAGATCGCCCATGCGGCGCTGATCGTGATCCTCACGATCAGCGGCCCCATGCTGCTCACCTCGCTGGTGATCGGCGTGGCGATCGGCCTGTTCCAGGCGCTCACGCAGATCCAGGAGATGACGCTCACCTTCGTGCCCAAGCTGTTCGTGATGGGCTTCGTCCTGCTGATGTGCCTGCC is a window of Alteriqipengyuania lutimaris DNA encoding:
- the fliP gene encoding flagellar type III secretion system pore protein FliP (The bacterial flagellar biogenesis protein FliP forms a type III secretion system (T3SS)-type pore required for flagellar assembly.), with amino-acid sequence MTIRHFLRAATGAALLVLPTHALAQSATIDLGSGGSMSGSVIQLVLMLTVLSLAPGILMTVTSFTRIVVALSLLRTGIGAPGVPPNPVIISLALFLSFFVMAPTFETAWEQGVTPYTEGEIAEEEAFERTAAPFREFMLGQVNESDLQLFVELSGKPAASREELALSTLVPAFMISELRRGFEIGFLLLLPFLIIDLAVSAVLMAMGMMMLPPPTISLPMKIVFFVLVDGWALVAGSLVNSFGGG
- a CDS encoding flagellar biosynthetic protein FliO; translated protein: MDAIVLIRTLGALALLLGVLTGALWAVRRFDLRLPGAMVRHPERRLELVERLGIDQRRSAVLIRRDDREHLVIISPEGQIVVETQPCREPRAETAACTSAAPSRRSLPKSFTALLDRSLSEPTEPGAESPPSKRKH
- a CDS encoding FliM/FliN family flagellar motor switch protein, with product MSVLNDVPVDCTIALGSTMLPIKQILKLSRGATIPLDCNEDDPTLIYINGQLIAKGQILVDGDKMLMEITTLVKPGR
- the flgC gene encoding flagellar basal body rod protein FlgC, with translation MSLDNSIGVSAAGLRAQSLRMRVIAENLANANSVADTPGGDPYRRKVPTFKAAMDRENGATTVEITGIAADRSDFKRVHQPGNPAADADGYVKMPNVNSLVESADMKSAQRSYEANLNAIEAARSLTMRTIDLLK
- a CDS encoding flagellar hook-basal body complex protein FliE, which produces MSISAYDAATAYKTGLGGIPAAKSGGMSGPPAAGGEDGSFGDLVSGLVADTSTKLHAAEQASIRQVAGKGDLIDVVTAIGAAETALDTVVAVRDRVVGAYGEIMRMQI
- a CDS encoding flagellar biosynthetic protein FliQ, whose product is MNATDAIQIAHAALIVILTISGPMLLTSLVIGVAIGLFQALTQIQEMTLTFVPKLFVMGFVLLMCLPMIGDAMGNFMAQVSDRIVAG